The Rissa tridactyla isolate bRisTri1 chromosome 12, bRisTri1.patW.cur.20221130, whole genome shotgun sequence DNA window CCTGCTTCGTACTGGGGTGACGTACAAGACGTTAACAGCAATATGGCCTTTCTGTAATTACGCTGTGAATTTAAATCAATTGTATTGACTTGGAGGGGGGTGAAGCTGATCACTGATTGGGAATTTTTTGGAGATGACAGAACAAAATCACTCAGGTCAGGACACCCTAATTCCTATGTGAAGAGCTCGGTGCCCTCAGGTGCTCTCCCGAGTGTCGCAGGTCCACAgagtctgtttttttccccccaaagataTGGAGGTGAAGCAGCTGGATAAGAGGGCATCAGGCCAGAGCTTCGAAGTGATCCTGAAGTCCCCTTCAGATTTATCTCCCGAGAGCCCgatcctttcttccccccccaagAAGAAGGACCTGTCtctggaggagctgcagaggaggctggaggccgcagaagagaggaggaaggtAATGAGATGTTCTGTGGAAGCAAAGACTTTTCTGAGATGGTTACTAATTGCACCAAACCCTGAAACTGGCTTAGCAGGAACAATCTAAAATggcttattattatttttcactatAAATTGTCAGGTGAGAGGTGGGAGTCATGGAATGAGGTTCTGCAGCCTGATTTAGGCAGGGaattggactcaatgatcatCATCGTCCTCCTGTTCTTGAAACCACACAGTATGGGGTCCTCGTGGTCCTCTGCGTGGGAcctggctggggggggcggggggggacagtTCTTGCCAGGTAATGCTGCAGGAGATGTAGCAGTTGGTCACACACCCCACATAAACTTCAAACTTAAACACAGAGTGGGGTTTCTAACAGCTGGCTGTGCCACATATTTTATTGTAGGTGCTGTATAAAACGTCTTCCTGTGAAAActactgaaaaggagaaaattggCAGAGTAAAACAAAGTATAAATGTTGTGAATGTTGGCAGGTAAGAGGAAAGCAAGCTGAAATAATTCAAAGAATGAGGTGACACTCGGAGAGGGGACTCCGTACCCTGATGGATGTCACCTCGGTTTTGCTGAGCCGGTGGGCACAGCGTGGCATCACCTGCCCACCTGGAGCACCGGACCCAGCAGACGTTGCCCCGTAGCAGGAAAAAGGTGCCAAAGCATCTTCCAAGCAAGGAATGGGATGGAGGAGGGTAGCAAAGTGGTTTTGAGCAGAGGAGATGGTCAGAAAGCCTCTCTGGGGAGCTTAAGGTCTAGAAGAGCCTCTTTGGTTGCCTTACACCTCTCCCGACGCCTTGCCTCGGCAGACCCAGGAGGCGCAGGTGCTGAAGCAGCTGGCGGAGAAGCGGGAACACGAGCGGGAGGTGCTGCACAAGGCGCTGGAGGAGAACAACAACTTCAGCCGCCTGGCCGAGGAGAAGCTCAACTACAAGATGGAGCTGAGCAGGGAGATCCGCGAAGCACATCTCGCCGCCTTGAGGGAGCGGCTCCGCGAGAAGGCGAGTGCGATGTCCCGGGAGAGGGCTGGGTGCCGATGCCTATGGCGGGGTTTAGGGTCTGGTCCCTGTGGGGTCGTCCCAGGGCGATGGGCACAGGGGAGCGGGCGTTTCGTTGCTGGTGGGAAGCGGGCTGTGGAGCAACTCTGCTCTGGAGCAGCGTGAGAAGGGGGGATGTGTCCTTCCAGTCAGTAAAGGAAATACCATTTGGCTGATCTTGATAAGTGCAAGCTCACAGGCACAGGATCAGGCCCACTCTGCGTCCAGGGGCTGCGTGGCCAAAGGGCTTTGCAGAAGAGGGGAGCCATGAATGCATTCACTGTGGGCTTGCATCACCTCCGGGCTCCCGCAcatcatacaatcacagaatcatagaattgcccaggttggaagggacccttcagatcatcgagcccaaccatcaacctaactctgacaaaacccatcactaaaccatgttgctaagctcCTTGTCCACCCGTCTTttagacacctccagggatgatgactccaccacttcccttggcagcctgttgcaatgtttgataacccttttggtgaagaaatttttcctaatatccaaatctaaacctcccctgatgcaacttgaggccatttcctcttgtcctgtcacttgttacttgggagaagagaccgactcccaccTCGTTACACCCTCCTATCTGTAatgagataaggtctcccctcagcccccttttctccaggctgaacacccccagctccctcagatgctcctcataagacttgagATGCTTCACTGCTTGCAGGCGTAACCCACTGTCCTCAGGGTGCCTCGGATGGGAAactggtctctttttttttttggctggtgcAAATCCTGTGTgcgggaaagaaggaaaatagagaTTGCGAGAGCAGAAAGAGTTAGCCTGGTGTCATCTCTCCCGTCTTTGCAGGAACTGCACGCAGCTGAAGTTCGCAGGAACAAGGAACAGCGGGAGGAGATCTCTGGATAAAGGGCTTTTCTACACATCTAGCACCTGA harbors:
- the STMN3 gene encoding stathmin-3 yields the protein MASTVSAYKEKMKELSLLSLICSCFHTQPHPNTIYQYGDMEVKQLDKRASGQSFEVILKSPSDLSPESPILSSPPKKKDLSLEELQRRLEAAEERRKTQEAQVLKQLAEKREHEREVLHKALEENNNFSRLAEEKLNYKMELSREIREAHLAALRERLREKELHAAEVRRNKEQREEISG